A single genomic interval of Helianthus annuus cultivar XRQ/B chromosome 13, HanXRQr2.0-SUNRISE, whole genome shotgun sequence harbors:
- the LOC110898018 gene encoding scarecrow-like protein 8 gives MSSGFPGGHPDYLHLNPTGRSIPLTNFNNNVVPNGYRSPLAGILSDSSSNIGLRRPDLIGKRSLAEFQHHQQLQQQAAFFLRNVKHRSYNNNNNTTAYASPVSPISLIDFPTSPEISTISSVSNNTTSSGYNININNISNNIVNNNNHTTSSASAPRYGVPVMQPFNLGNGSFNGVNSHTLRNGYPRVTLPVKLTPASNETEGKMMKRLQELEKELLLDDEDGENNVSGVTNSEWSETYRNIITPAPVVKPENVVSPSPTSSSSSCASSSASPATGVSPTQLFSDAAGAIADGKTDAAVEIINRISQVSNAVGTPEQRLSFYMTSALRSRLSMTSSDSSELYGKDHIVSTQLLYENSLCFKLAFMAANAAIVDLAMAEKTKNKKIHIVDFDIGKGNQYIYLLQDIAAACEADTRVNISIRLTTFADYGNGGRERLIFVCDGLKSVADKLGVCFCYDVWNLSLFDVNATSLKVESEESLVVNLGFKLYKLPDESVSTENVRDELLRRVKGLSPALVTVVERELNANTASFETRVSQVSGYYGALMESLDSAMGRDDSDRVKIEEGLSRKMTNSVACEGKNRVERCEVFGKWRARMNMAGFELKPMSQLRAESLLSKVNSVGFTAKEEAGGISFGWMGRTLTVASVWH, from the coding sequence ATGTCGTCAGGCTTCCCCGGCGGCCACCCAGATTACCTCCACCTCAACCCCACCGGAAGATCCATCCCCTTGACAAATTTCAACAACAACGTTGTACCCAACGGTTACCGGTCACCACTCGCCGGAATTCTCTCAGATTCCTCTTCAAATATCGGTCTCCGGCGACCGGACTTGATCGGAAAACGATCTCTGGCTGAGTTTCAACACCACcagcaactccagcaacaagcTGCGTTTTTCTTGAGAAACGTGAAGCACCGGAgttacaataataataataatacgaCGGCGTATGCTTCTCCGGTTTCTCCTATTTCTCTTATAGATTTTCCGACATCCCCTGAGATTTCAACGATTTCATCGGTTTCAAATAATACGACGTCGTCGggttataatattaatattaataatattagtaataatattgttaataataataatcatacgACGTCGTCTGCGAGTGCGCCTAGGTACGGTGTGCCTGTTATGCAACCTTTTAATCTGGGTAACGGAAGTTTTAACGGCGTGAACAGTCACACTTTACGTAACGGTTATCCGCGCGTTACGTTACCGGTGAAACTAACGCCGGCAAGTAACGAAACGGAAGGTAAGATGATGAAACGGTTACAAGAGTTGGAGAAAGAGCTTTTGTTAGACGATGAAGACGGAGAAAATAACGTCTCCGGTGTTACTAACAGCGAGTGGTCGGAAACCTATCGGAATATTATAACTCCGGCACCGGTGGTTAAACCGGAAAACGTAGTTTCTCCGTCTCCGACGTCGTCGTCCTCTTCATGCGCATCTTCATCGGCGTCACCGGCCACCGGAGTCTCTCCAACACAGCTGTTCTCCGACGCCGCCGGAGCCATCGCAGACGGAAAGACAGACGCCGCTGTTGAAATAATCAACCGGATTAGCCAGGTGTCGAACGCCGTCGGTACTCCGGAGCAACGGTTGAGTTTTTACATGACGTCAGCACTCCGATCACGCCTGAGTATGACGTCATCCGACTCGTCGGAGTTGTACGGAAAAGATCACATTGTATCAACACAGTTGCTCTATGAAAACTCTTTATGTTTTAAGTTGGCTTTTATGGCGGCTAATGCCGCAATTGTTGACCTTGCCATGGCCGAGAAGACCAAAAATAAAAAGATACATATTGTAGATTTTGATATCGGCAAGGGGAATCAGTATATTTACTTACTCCAGGATATTGCGGCGGCTTGTGAAGCCGACACGAGGGTTAATATTTCGATAAGGCTTACTACTTTTGCGGATTATGGTAACGGGGGTCGTGAAAGGTTGATATTTGTTTGTGACGGGTTAAAATCCGTTGCTGATAAGTTGGGGGTGTGTTTTTGTTATGACGTCTGGAATTTGAGTTTATTTGATGTCAATGCGACGTCGTTGAAAGTGGAGAGCGAGGAATCTTTGGTGGTGAATTTGGGGTTTAAGTTGTATAAGTTGCCAGATGAGAGTGTGAGTACGGAGAATGTAAGAGACGAGTTGTTACGGCGCGTGAAAGGGTTGTCACCCGCGTTGGTGACGGTGGTGGAGCGGGAGTTGAATGCGAATACGGCGTCGTTTGAGACGCGGGTGAGTCAAGTGTCGGGGTATTATGGTGCGTTGATGGAGTCGCTTGACTCCGCCATGGGGAGGGATGACTCGGACCGAGTCAAGATCGAGGAGGGACTGAGTCGGAAAATGACGAACTCGGTTGCGTGTGAAGGGAAAAACAGGGTTGAGAGATGTGAGGTTTTTGGGAAATGGAGGGCCCGGATGAATATGGCTGGGTTCGAGTTGAAACCAATGAGTCAACTCAGGGCTGAGTCGTTGCTTTCGAAGGTGAACTCGGTGGGTTTTACGGCGAAGGAGGAAGCGGGTGGGATTAGTTTTGGGTGGATGGGACGGACACTCACCGTCGCATCGGTGTGGCATTAA